A genomic region of Trifolium pratense cultivar HEN17-A07 linkage group LG3, ARS_RC_1.1, whole genome shotgun sequence contains the following coding sequences:
- the LOC123915100 gene encoding cation/H(+) antiporter 14-like: MGAKSERLDQLTSNGMINDEKLVCQYVTAPTNKGVWYGDNPLHQTTSILALQIILMFFLSRITHFLLSPCHQTLLISQIVAGIMVGPLFLGTTRYEMLFPTVSIMILSTFAEFGMIIYFFRMGVQINYKQIVMIEKRAVIIGILGHVSSTIFGTIVLNLVEKSYPLGSENHGIQGLIYFASLTSFPVISTFLSEMNIINSEIGRMALSASMISDGCMWIFYFVILNGVKALEKKSYKFVLQLSFTFCYFAVLFYLFRPLIIWISNRHPKEKAMRESHFVVIICILLFIGLSAQITGQPSFVVAFWFGLVLPDGPPLGPILAEKLDTIGSTLIVPAYCTTSGLRTSVPKLVGTKSVFVEVVLISVYVGKFVGTILPSLYFHIELGDSCALALIMCCKGLMDLCLFNILLNNKAIGELPFTLMIYTMVAITGFATLIVYYIYDPSRRYKTYIRRSIKDYKKDFDLKILVCIHDEENVHPMINLLQATNPTNTTPLSIYVLHLMELKGRAASILTKNEYSNKSYRLNSFKETSTQRINNVFNQFLFHNEGSVALQLFPAIAPYSSMHDDICYMAMDTKSNITIVPFHKQWSMNGNVELTNSSIRSVNKKVLNKAPCSIGVLINRSQMRGNLSVIHEKSFCEIAMIFLGGADDQEALAYAMRIAEHPNIRLTVIWVRFKLQQKQYNIKNPYIDMMEHVRYTSNLKDKVFFKEEIVEDGAGTTSVICRIEGYFTLVIVGRHHIADSPCVMGLTEWCELPELGPVGNLLATSDFTFSVIVVQQQPFNDFWYKVR, encoded by the exons ATGGGTGCAAAAAGTGAAAGACTAGATCAATTAACTTCAAATGGAATGATTAATGATGAGAAATTAGTTTGTCAATATGTTACAGCACCAACAAACAAGGGTGTGTGGTATGGAGATAATCCCCTCCATCAAACCACATCTATTCTAGCATTACAAATTATTCTTATGTTCTTTCTTAGTAGAATTACTCATTTCTTGTTAAGCCCTTGTCATCAAACTCTTCTTATTTCACAAATTgtg GCTGGTATCATGGTAGGTCCATTATTTTTAGGAACTACAAGATATGAGATGTTATTTCCAACAGTAAGCATAATGATACTCTCAACATTTGCAGAATTTGGAATGATAATTTATTTCTTTAGGATGGGGGTGCaaataaattacaaacaaaTTGTGATGATTGAAAAGCGAGCAGTAATTATTGGAATATTAGGCCACGTGTCTTCTACAATATTTGGCACTATAGTATTAAATCTTGTTGAAAAATCATACCCTTTAGGATCTGAAAATCATGGTATTCAAggtttaatatattttgcttCATTAACCTCATTTCCAGTTATAAGCACCTTCCTAAGTGAGATGAACATTATAAATTCAGAGATTGGAAGAATGGCATTGTCAGCATCTATGATTAGTGATGGATGTATGtggatattttattttgtcatacTCAATGGAGTTAAAGCCTTGGagaaaaaatcatataaatttgTTCTACAATTAAGTTTTACATTTTGCTATTTCGCggtcttattttatttattcagaCCATTAATTATATGGATCTCAAACCGTCATCCCAAAGAAAAGGCAATGAGGGAAAGTCATTTCGTAGTTATAATTTGTATACTTTTGTTTATTGGATTGTCCGCACAAATTACAGGACAACCTTCTTTTGTTGTCGCGTTTTGGTTCGGTTTAGTTTTGCCTGATGGTCCTCCTTTAGGTCCTATTTTGGCTGAGAAGCTTGATACTATTGGTTCTACTTTGATTGTTCCAGCTTATTGTACTACTAGTGGATTAAGGACAAGTGTTCCTAAACTAGTAGGAACAAAATCAGTATTTGTGGAGGTTGTCTTAATTTCAGTGTATGTAGGAAAGTTTGTTGGAACTATTTTACCATCACTTTACTTTCACATTGAATTAGGGGATTCTTGTGCTTTGGCTCTAATCATGTGTTGCAAAGGCCTCATGGATCTCTGTTTGTTCAACATATTATTGAACAATAAG GCAATAGGTGAACTTCCATTCACCCTCATGATATACACAATGGTGGCCATAACAGGATTTGCAACTCTAATTGTTTATTACATATATGACCCTTCAAGGAGATACAAAACATACATTAGAAGATCAATTAAAGACTACAAAAAAGATTTTGATCTCAAAATACTTGTATGTATCCATGATGAAGAAAATGTACATCCAATGATTAACCTTCTACAAGCCACAAATCCAACTAACACCACACCTCTCTCAATCTATGTTCTACATCTCATGGAATTAAAAGGAAGAGCAGCTTCAATCCTTACCAAAAATGAGTACTCTAATAAATCATATAGATTAAATTCTTTTAAAGAGACATCAACTCAACGCATAAACAATGTgtttaatcaatttttatttcataatgAAGGAAGTGTTGCATTGCAACTTTTTCCAGCAATTGCACCATATTCTAGCATGCATGATGATATATGCTACATGGCAATGGATACAAAATCAAACATTACAATTGTGCCATTTCATAAACAATGGTCAATGAATGGAAATGTTGAACTTACCAATAGTTCGATTCGGTCGGTGAACAAAAAAGTACTAAACAAAGCGCCTTGTTCGATCGGAGTCTTAATCAATCGAAGCCAGATGAGGGGAAATTTATCAGTTATTCACGAGAAGTCTTTTTGTGAAATTGCTATGATTTTCTTAGGTGGAGCCGATGATCAAGAGGCATTAGCTTACGCTATGCGTATCGCAGAACATCCGAACATACGACTCACGGTGATTTGGGTACGGTTCAAATTGCAACAAAaacaatataacataaaaaatccTTACATTGATATGATGGAACATGTAAGGTATACAAGTAACCTTAAAGACAAGGTATTTTTTAAGGAGGAAATTGTAGAAGATGGGGCAGGAACAACTAGTGTTATTTGTAGGATAGAAGGTTATTTTACCTTAGTTATAGTTGGTAGACATCATATAGCAGATTCTCCATGTGTAATGGGCTTGACTGAATGGTGTGAACTTCCTGAGCTTGGGCCTGTTGGGAACCTCTTAGCCACATCAGATTTTACTTTTTCTGTTATAGTTGTGCAACAACAACCATTTAATGATTTTTGGTATAAAGTTAGGTAA